The sequence CCTCTcctccttcttcttccctATCTTGTGTTTATGGCACAATCAGCATTTTGCTGCTTTAACGGGCGGCGATCTACGGAGAAATTTTTGGCATAACGTCAAACTTACAAAGAGCAAATTTGTAGAGTTATCATTTTCTCACTTCTTGTAGTTGACTTGAACAGTTGCTGATTTTGAGTGactctttgaatttagaCTTCGTATTATTATATACTTGTATAAACATTCATCGTTTCCATATTGCTAGTCTCTATTTTCTCGTTTGATGACAAAGTTATACGTATCGTTACACTGAGTTATATCATCCAACCCCTTACTTCAAGAGTAGATTGAGAATAAAAGTGAGAACTGCATACAAGGAAAAGGCTAGAAATGAGCACCGACAATTCGCAAAAGAATGAAACTGTTCCACTGCTTTCTCCTTACTCCAGTAGCCCTCAACTCAGGAAAAAGAAGCGTAAtccaaaaggaaaaaagaacaagttTGTTGGCCACTTGAAATCAGACTCGCGTAGACCTACCCAACTTCTCCATGATAGTGTGCAACATGACCACGGTCAGGTTACAGATTTTGACCAGATTGATTCCTGGGGCATGCTGCATGAATCGGACTCTACTAATAATGACTTAGTAAGAAGTGGAGATCCCTCACTAAAGGGTGCGTATATTGACCACAGACCCTCAATGAGCCAACCGAGGGATGGATCACAAAGTGCCTCAAGTGCTGCGCGGCCGCAACCGATTATGAAGTTCTCAACCCCCAACTATAAGAAGCCTACAGGGATTTGGCCCTCTGATCCTAACAGATCGTTAGTATCTGATCTATCTCCTTCGGAATTGGAATCAtggctgaaaagaagaaaatccgTTCAAAAAGGTGCCGAAGAAGCTTTGCCTGCGGATAGAAGACAGTCGAACGCAAATAATGATGTTGTGATCGATGTAGATGCGTTGATGAACCACGTTCACAACAGTACAAGCAACAGCGCTGCCGATAAcaccaagaagaagaagaagaagaagagttCTGAcgacaacagcaacaaaaacTCAAAATCCTCGTCCAGTGACTCAAACGTCGAAGAAGACGAGTACAATTCGAGACCATCCTCCAgtctttcttcaaataattcCTCATTGGATGATGTTTGTTTAGTTCTCGATGATGAGAGCAGCGAAATGTCGAAACTCTGGCCAGATTGTACCATCTTAGAAGAGTtctccaaagaagaaactgaaaGACTCAGAAGTCAGGCTATTCAAGACGCAGAagcatttcattttcaatatgacgaagacgatgacgatggTACGTCGAATGAAGATGggattcttttttcaaagcccATCGTGACCAACATTGATGTCCCTGAATTAGGTAACAGGAGAGTTaatgaaacagaaaacttgaaaaatggccGCTTAAGACCAAAAAGAATTACGCCATGGCATTTGATCCAACGTCCAACGGCCCTAGGGTCCGGCCCGACCAAAGActcaaaatcaagaattcaaaacgGACTACAGGACAATTTACTGGTGGGGagaaatattcaatatccTCCACACATTATTTCCAATAATCCAGAACACTTTAGATTTACTTATTTTAGAGTTGACTTGGATTCCACCGTTCATTCTCCAACAATATCTGGGCTTTTGCAACCCggtcaaaaatttcaagatttaTTTGTCTCTTCTGTGTATTCCCAAGAGAGCAACGCCGGTCATGTCAAGACTCATCCAAATTCTCCGACGCCTGGTATGAAAGGGGAAAGTTCATCTCAACTTCAAGGATTGATTAATAAAAATCCCTCTACATTATCAGGTATGTCTGTAGCAAATATGGAAGATATTCCTCCATTTTGGTTAGACGTCAGTAATCCCACTGAAgaggaaatgaaaatattaAGTAAAGCTTTTGGAATTCATCCCTTGACCACAGAAGATATCTTCTTGGGAGAAGTTCGTGAAAAGGTGGAACTATTTAGAgattattatttgatttGTTTCAGAAGTTTTGATATTGTAGCGGAAAAGCATGTTCGTcgcagaaaaaaagaaaagcaagaatCTGCTACGCTGGACCACGAAAGTATCTCACGCCGTAAATCACAAGCTTATGGTGCCACTATGTCGAATGATTCAAATGCtaacaatagcaataacaataataccAGCAGTGCTAATAGAAGCAAATGGCTTCCATCGATTTTACGTTCCCGCCGTAGGTCATCTGCGAATAGAACGACAAAcacatcatcatcaagtTACAAGCGTCGTGTcaagagtgaaaaaaagaaaatggaagaaaacgaaaaattc is a genomic window of Saccharomyces eubayanus strain FM1318 chromosome XI, whole genome shotgun sequence containing:
- the MNR2 gene encoding putative Mg(2+) transporter MNR2, which codes for MSTDNSQKNETVPLLSPYSSSPQLRKKKRNPKGKKNKFVGHLKSDSRRPTQLLHDSVQHDHGQVTDFDQIDSWGMLHESDSTNNDLVRSGDPSLKGAYIDHRPSMSQPRDGSQSASSAARPQPIMKFSTPNYKKPTGIWPSDPNRSLVSDLSPSELESWLKRRKSVQKGAEEALPADRRQSNANNDVVIDVDALMNHVHNSTSNSAADNTKKKKKKKSSDDNSNKNSKSSSSDSNVEEDEYNSRPSSSLSSNNSSLDDVCLVLDDESSEMSKLWPDCTILEEFSKEETERLRSQAIQDAEAFHFQYDEDDDDGTSNEDGILFSKPIVTNIDVPELGNRRVNETENLKNGRLRPKRITPWHLIQRPTALGSGPTKDSKSRIQNGLQDNLLVGRNIQYPPHIISNNPEHFRFTYFRVDLDSTVHSPTISGLLQPGQKFQDLFVSSVYSQESNAGHVKTHPNSPTPGMKGESSSQLQGLINKNPSTLSGMSVANMEDIPPFWLDVSNPTEEEMKILSKAFGIHPLTTEDIFLGEVREKVELFRDYYLICFRSFDIVAEKHVRRRKKEKQESATLDHESISRRKSQAYGATMSNDSNANNSNNNNTSSANRSKWLPSILRSRRRSSANRTTNTSSSSYKRRVKSEKKKMEENEKFKRKSGDRHKPREGELEPLNVYIIVFRTGVLTFHFAPTPHPINVRRRARLLKDYLNVTSDWIAYALIDDITDAFAPMIELIEDEVYEIEDAILKMHQSDDSSDSDSSDSDSDSGGSDEDAFPFDVYSKKTSYSSAKSSASSRSTSSSETSFNANLIGWKRKGDMLRRIGECRKRVMSILRLLGSKADVIKGFAKRYNEQWEASPQSEIAMYLGDIQDHIVTMVSSLNHYEKLLSRSHSNYLAQINIDMTKVNNDMNDVLGKITILGTIVLPMNVITGLWGMNVIVPGQYRDSLTWFMGIVLFMCMLACSAFVYTRRRFGL